Sequence from the Flavobacterium sp. TR2 genome:
TGTTTAGACGCAATGAATTGCGTCTCTACGTTTAAACAACACAACCAATGTCACAAAACAAAAATGCCTTAATTCGGTACAAAACGATCGATAAATGCCTTCAGAATAAATACAGGCAATGGACGCTCGAAGATTTAATCGAAGAATGTTCTGAAGCCCTTTCTGAGTACGAAGGACGTCAGAACCCAATCAGCAAGCGAACCATACAGATGGATATTCAGCTGATGAGAAGCGAAAAATTGGGTTATAACGCTCCAATCGTGGTTTACGATAAAAAGTATTATAAATATGACGACGAAGATTTTTCGATAACCGATATTCCGCTGACGGAAACAGATATGAATGTTTTGACAGAAACCGTTTCAATGTTGAAGCAATTTAAAGATTTCTCTCTATTTAATGATGTCTCAGATATTCTTCAGCGTTTGGAAGATAAAATTTACGCTGAGAAATCGCATACCAAACCAGTTATCTATCTGGACAAAAATGAGAAGCTAAAAGGACTGCATTATCTCGATGAAATCTATCAGGCCATAATCAAGAAAATGGTTCTCATCATTACTTATAAATCTTTTAAATCTGCTGAAGAAACAAAATTTCATTTTCATCCTTTTATTTTGAAGGAATTTAATAACCGCTGGTTTTTGATCGGAAAGAAAAAAGCGTCACAGCCGATTACTAATTTAGCTTTGGATAGAATCATCTCGATTGACTACGATTTTAATCATCATTATTTGGATGAAGATTTTGATGCCGATGATTATTATAAAGATGTCATTGGCGTTACGGTTAATTCGGGACTAAAAGCAAGACGAGTTGAATTATGGGTCGATGCCTCGAATGCGCCTTACGTGCTCACAAAACCGCTGCATATTTCGCAACGCATCATTAAGCAAAATGAAGATGGAAGCATTATCGTGCATTTGTTTGTGATACCGAATTATGAAATGGAAAGGCTTTTTTTAGGTTTTGGAAGCTGTGTTGAAATTCTAAAGCCAGAAGGTCTGAGAAATCGTATGAAAAAGATACTTCAAGATGCTATTTTGCGCTATAATCGAGAAGAACCGACTGAAATTAATTCATAATTTTTTACAGAATACAGAATTAAATGCGTTTTAAAAACAAAAAAAGGATTTTTACCGCATTAAAAATGTTAAAATCTAAAAAAAGAATAGTATATTACACTTAAAATAAACGACCAAAACCCTCTAAATCAGGGATATTTTATAACTAACCAAAAAATTATTAAAAAATTATATGCGTGCATAGTATTTTTTAATTATATTTGAAATCGATATAGTTACCTATGAAAGACAAAACGATAGATTATATTTTAAGAGCAACATGGCAGGCTGTTTCAAGAATGTATAATGAAGAAGCTGCAAAGTACGATGCAACAATGGCGACAGGATTTGCTCTTTTAAGTATGGACAAGGAAGAAGGAACTCCGTCAACGGCTCTTGGCCCGAGAATGGGAATGGAAGCCACCAGCTTAACAAGAACCTTAAAATCAATGGAAGAAAAAGGTTTGATTGTTCGCAAGAAAAACCCAAGCGATGGCCGAGGTGTTTTAATTTACCTGACTGAGTTTGGAAAAGAAAAAAGAGATTTATCTAAAAATACAGTTCTAAAGTTTAATGAAACCGTTAGAAAGCACGTTTCGGAAGAAAAACTGAATCATTTTATCGAAGTTTCTGAAATCATCAACGAACTGATTCACGATAAAAACATATTTAATCACACGAGCGCCAGCGAACTGGCGAAGCAAACAGAAAACAAAGAAAAAGAATAGCATTCTTTTCCTCCTACAAACAAATAATAACAAATATGAAACGCACAATTAAAAAAGTTGCTGTAATTGGATCCGGAATCATGGGTTCAGGTATAGCTTGTCATTTTGCCAACATTGGTGTCGAAGTTTTACTTCTAGACATTGTACCGCGTGAACTGACCGAAGCTGAAGCTAAAAAAGGATTAACACTTGAAAGTAAAGCCGTTCGTAACCGTGTGGTAAACGAACATTTGGCGAATTCATTAAAATCAAAACCTTCTCCTATTTACAGTCAGAAATTCGCTAGCCGAATTACGACTGGAAATACGACAGATGATATGGCAAAAATTGCCAATGTAGACTGGATTATCGAAGTTGTTGTAGAGCGTTTAGACATCAAAAAATTGGTTTTTGAACAAATCGACAAATTCCGTAAACCGGGAACTTTGGTTACTTCTAACACTTCTGGTATTCCAATTCACTTTATGAGTGAAGGAAGAAGCGAAGATTTCCAAAAGCACTTCTGCGGAACTCACTTTTTTAACCCTGCGCGTTACTTAAAATTATTTGAAATTATTCCGGGTCCAAAAACTTCAAAAGAAGTATTGGATTTCTTAAACGATTATGGATCTAAATTCTTAGGAAAAACTTCGGTTGTCGCTAAAGATACCCCAGCGTTTATTGGAAACAGAATTGGTATTTACGGAATTCAAAGTTTATTCCACCTAGTTAAAGAAATGGGATTAACGATTGAAGAAGTTGATAAATTGACTGGTCCAGTTATCGGTCGTCCAAAATCGGCTACTTTCCGTACGGTTGACGTTGTTGGTCTAGATACTTTGGTACACGTTGCCAACGGTATTTACGAAAACTGCCCTAATGACGAACAGCACGAATTGTTTAAACTTCCTGATTTCATCAACAAAATGATGGAAAACAATTGGTTAGGAAGCAAAACCGGACAAGGTTTCTACAAAAAAGTAGACAAAGATATTCTTTCTTTAGACTTAGATACATTAGAATACCGCGCTGCTAAAAAAGCAAATTTTGCTACTCTTGAACTAACAAAAACTATTGATAAACCAATCAATCGTTTTAAAGTTTTAGTAAAAGGAACAGACAAAGCGGGAGAATTCTACCGTAAGAGTTTCGCCGGAATGTTTGCTTATGTGTCAAACAGAATTCCTGAAATCTCAGACGAATTATACAAAATTGATGATGCCATGAAAGCTGGTTTTGGATGGGAAAATGGTCCATTCGAAATCTGGGATGCTATTGGTGTTGCCAAAGGAATTGAAATCATGAAAGCGGAAGGTTTAGAGCCTGCTGCTTGGGTTACTGAAATGTTGGCTTCTGGAAGCGAAAGTTTCTACTCTGTAAAAGAAGGAGCGACTTATTTCTATAACATTCCAACAAAATCACAAGTTAAAGTTCCTGGACAAGATTCATTCATTATTCTGAACAACATTCGCGAAAGCAAAAAAGTTTGGAGCAATAGCGGTGCAATTATTCAGGACTTAGGAGACGGAATTTTGAACTTAGAATTCCAATCTAAAATGAATACAATTGGTGGCGATGTTCTTTCAGCAATCAATAAAGCAATTGAATTAGCGGAAAAAGAACACCAAGGTTTAGTAATTGGTAACCAAGCTGCAAATTTCTCTGTGGGAGCTAATATCGGAATGATTTTCATGATGGCGGTTGAGCAGGAATACGACGAATTGAACATGGCGATTAAATTGTTCCAGGACACTATGATGCGCGTTCGTTACTCTTCTATTCCGGTTGTTGTAGCGCCTCACGGAATGACTTTTGGAGGTGGATGCGAAATGAGCTTACACGCTGATAAAGTAGTTGCTGCTGCCGAAACATACATGGGATTGGTTGAGTTTGGTGTTGGTGTTATCCCTGGTGGTGGTGGATCTAAAGAAATGACTTTAAGAGCTTCAGATTTATTCCGCAAAAACGATGTGGAATTGAACGTTCTTCAAGAGTATTTCTTAACAATTGCTATGGCTAAAGTTTCGACTTCTGGTTATGAAGCTTTCGACACAGGACTTCTTCAACACGGAAAAGACATTATCGTAGTAAACAAAGACCGTCAGATTGCTGAAGCTAAAAAGCACGCATTATTAATGGCAGAAGCTGGTTATACGCAGCCAATCAGAAGAAATGATATTAAAGTTTTAGGGAAACAGGCTCTTGGAATGTTCTTAGTTGGAACTGACCAAATGCAGGCTGGAAAATACATTTCTGAGCACGACAAGAAAATCGCTAACAAACTGGCTTATGTAATGGCTGGTGGTGATTTATCTGAAGCTACTTTAGTATCTGAACAATATTTATTAGATATCGAACGTGAAGCTTTCTTGAGTTTATGTACAGAAAGAAAAACTCTGGAGCGCATTCAATATATGTTAACTAAAGGAAAACCGCTTCGTAATTAGAAAAGTAGAAGAAAGATGCAAGAAGCAAAATTTCAAAACAAAGTTTTGTCTTTTCTCTTGGCTCTTGCTTCTATAAATCTTAAAAAAACAAAAACAAATGAAAACAGCATATATAGTAAAAGCATACAGAACAGCAGTTGGAAAAGCTCCAAAAGGTGTTTTTAGATTTAAAAGACCTGATGAATTAGCCGCTGAAACCATTCAGTTTATGATGGACGAACTGCCTAATTTCGACAAAAAACGTATCGATGACGTTATGGTAGGAAATGCCATGCCGGAAGCAGAACAAGGTCTTAACGTTGGACGTTTGATCTCTTTAATGGGATTGAAAGTAGAAGATGTTCCTGGTGTTACTGTAAACCGTTACTGCGCATCTGGACTAGAAACTATCGGAATGGCAACTGCTAAAATCCAATCAGGAATGGCAGATTGTATCATTGCAGGTGGTGCAGAAAGCATGAGTTATATTCCGATGGGAGGTTACAAACCGACTCCGGATTATAAAGTTGCCGCTGCAGGTCACGAAGATTACTACTGGGGAATGGGTTTAACTGCTGAAGCGGTTGCCAACCAATTCAAAATCTCAAGAGAAGATCAGGATGAGTTTGCTTACAACTCTCACATGAAAGCCTTGAAAGCACAAGCAGAAGGAAAATTTGACAAACAAATCGTTCCAATTACTGTTGAGCAGACTTTCATCAACGAAAATGGAAAGAAAGAAACGAAATCATATGTTGTAAATAAAGACGAAGGACCAAGAGCTGGAACTTCTAAAGAGGCTTTAGCAGGTTTAAAACCCGTTTTTGCTGCTGACGGAAGTGTAACTGCCGGAAACTCTTCTCAAATGAGCGACGGTGCCGCTTTCGTTTTAATCATGAGTGAAGAAATGGTAAAAGAACTAAACCTTGAACCAATTGCACGTTTAGTAAACTTTGCTTCTTCTGGTGTTGAGCCAAGAATTATGGGTATCGGACCGGTAAAAGCAATTCCGAAAGCCTTGAAACAAGCTGGTTTAACATTGAACGATATTGAATTAATTGAATTAAACGAGGCTTTTGCTTCTCAAGCTTTAGCAGTAACTCGTGAATTAAACATTAATCCAGAAATCGTAAACGTAAATGGTGGCGCAATTGCTTTAGGTCACCCTCTAGGTTGTACAGGAGCAAAACTTTCTGTTCAGTTATTTGACGAGATGAAACGTCGAGGTAACAAATACGGAATCGTTTCTATGTGTGTGGGAACTGGACAAGGTTCTGCGGGGATTTACGAGGTGTTGTAGTTTTTAAGAGGAAGGAAGCAAGAAGCAAGACTTGATTTTTGGAATGAAGATATTTTGAAAACAAGTATCTTAAAAAGTAATAAAAAACCTACTTTTTGAAGTCTTAATTCTTATCTTGCCTCAAAAAAACATGAGACATAATTTTAAGAATTTGAAAATTTGGATTTTAGCTATGGAGATCACTAATGATATCTATAAACTAACCGCCACTTTTCCAAAGTCAGAAACGTATAGCTTGTCAAATCAAATGAATAGATGTTCTGTTTCAATGCCTTCTAATATTGCTGAAGGCTCCAACAGAGGTAATAAACATTTTCAGCATTATCTGAATATCAGTTTAGGATCATCATTTGAATTGCAGACACAATTGCTGATAGCTTCTCAAAATGATTATCTATCAAAAACAAAAACAGAAGAAATAGAAAACAAAATAATTGAATTTCAAAGGATGACATCAGGCTTCATAAGTAAGTTAAATTAAAATTTTGCTTGTTGCCTCTTTCATCTTATCAATCTAAAAACAAAAAGTCATGAGCGACAAAACAAGAGGAGGTCAATTCCTAGTTAAAGAAACAAAATGCGAGGACATCTTCACACCAGAAGATTTCTCAGAAGAGCAGTTAATGATGCGTGACTCTGTAAAAGAGTTCGTAGACAAAGAATTATGGGCGCATAAAGATCGTTTTGAGAAAAAAGATTACGCTTATACAGAATCATCTATGCGTAAAGCTGGTGAACTTGGACTTCTTGGAGTTGCAGTTCCTGAAGAATACGGAGGATTAGGAATGGGATTCGTATCTACAATGTTGGTTTGCGACTACATTTCTGGAGCAACAGGTTCGTTCTCAACTGCTTTTGGTGCGCATACCGGAATTGGAACTATGCCAATTACACTTTACGGTACTGAAGAACAAAAGAAAAAATACGTTCCAAAATTGGCTTCTGGAGAATGGTTTGGAGCTTATTGCTTAACGGAGCCAGGCGCAGGATCTGATGCAAACTCAGGAAAAACAAAAGCTGTTTTATCTGAAGATGGAAAATACTACTCTATCACAGGACAAAAAATGTGGATTTCGAATGCAGGTTTCTGTAGCGTTTTCATCGTTTTTGCTAGAATTGGAGATGATAAAAATATTACAGGTTTCATCGTAGAAAACGATCCTTCAAACGGAATTTCTATGAATGAAGAAGAGCACAAATTAGGAATCCGTGCTTCTTCTACTCGTCAGGTTTTCTTCAACGAAACGAAAGTTCCGGTTGAAAATATGTTATCTGAAAGAGGAAACGGTTTCAAAATTGCGATGAATGCTTTGAACGTTGGTCGTATTAAATTGGCTGCTGCTTGTCTTGATGCTCAAAGAAGAGTTACTACAGGAGCGGTAAAATATGCTAACGAAAGAATTCAGTTCAACACATCTATTTCATCTTTTGGAGCGATCCGTTCTAAATTAGCGGAAATGGCCACTAACGCTTACGCTGGAGAGAGTGCTTCTTACCGTGCTGCAAAAGACATTGAAGACAGAATCGCTGCTCGTGAAGCGGAAGGAACTTCTCACCAAGAAGCAGAATTGAAAGGTGTTGAAGAATATGCTATCGAGTGTTCTATCTTGAAAGTAGCAGTTTCTGAAGACGTTCAAAACTGTTCTGACGAAGGTATTCAGGTTTTTGGAGGTATGGGATTCTCTGAAGACACTCCAATGGAAAGTGCTTGGAGAGATGCTCGTATCGCTCGTATCTACGAAGGCACAAACGAAATCAACAGAATGCTTTCTGTAGGTATGTTGATTAAAAAAGCAATGAAAGGTCACGTTGATTTACTTGGACCGGCAATGAAAGTTCAAGAAGAATTAATGGGAATTCCATCTTTTGATACTCCAGATTTCTCTGAATTATTCTCTGAAGAAAAAGTAATCGTAGCTAACTTGAAAAAAGTTTTCTTAATGGTTGCAGGAAGCGCTGTTCAAAAATATGGTCCGGATTTAGATTCTCACCAACAATTATTGATGGCTGCTGCTGATATCCTAATCGAAATCTACATGGCTGAAAGTACAATTTTGAGAACTGAGAAATTAGCTAAAAAAGAAGGCGAAGACAAAGTTCAGGAGCAAATCGCTATGGCAAAATTATACTTGTACAAAGCTGTAGATATCGTAAACTTAAGAGGAAAAGAAGGAATTGCTTCTTTTGCTGAAGGTGACGAACAACGCATGATGTTAATGGGACTTAAACGTTTCACTAAATATACTAACCTGCCAAACGTGGTAGCGTTAAGAGAAAAAATCGCAGAAAAATTAGTAGCAGAAAATTCATACTGCTTCTAATTTCAAAATAGTTTTTAGCTTTTAATTTGTTATAAACCCGCACAAGTCCGAAACTGTGCGGGTTTATTTTTTCTGATATTTTTAGCGAAAGATATTTCTTATATCCCGCAATATTTTTGCATTTATTTGCAAAATATTTGTTAAAATTTGCTTTCAGACTGCTATGGAATAGTTAAACATCAAATGCATTCGAGTATATTTAACATTCTAAAAACTATAAAAAACAGAATAATGAAACAAATTAACCTAATTGCATCATTTTTATTATGCTTTTGCCTTACTGCTGCTTTTGCGCAAAAAAATAAGAAAATGGACATTATTGCCTATTACACTGGCGATTCTCAGCTTATTGATCAATATGAAGTTGGAAAATTGAACCAGATTATTTTTAGTTTTTGCCATTTAAAAGATGGTAAATTAAGCGTTGATTCTGCCAAAGATTCTATTACCATCAAACATTTGGTTTCGCTTAAAGCAAAAAATCCACAGCTTAAAATTATTGTCTCTCTTGGAGGCTGGGGAGGCTGTGAACCTTGCTCTGAAGCATTTTCGACAGCAGAAGGGCGCTTAAAATTTGCAAAATCGGTAAAAGAAGTAAGCGACTATTTTAAGGTTGACGGTTTAGATTTAGATTGGGAATATCCATCAATTGAAGGACTTCCTGGGCATTTGTATCAAGCGGCTGATAAACCTAATTTTACTGAATTGGTTAAAATATTGCGCTCAACATTGGGCAAAAAATATGAATTGAGTTTTGCTGCGGGAGGTTTTCAAAAATGTCTAGACGAATCTATAGACTGGAAAGCTGTTGCTCCATTTGTAAATCGCATTAATATTATGAGTTACGATTTGGTAAACGGATATTCAAAAGTTACTGGACACCATACTCCATTATACAGCACAAATCCTAAGGAAGAATCTACAGATAGAGCTGTTGAGTTTTTATTGAAAGAAGGAGTACCTGCTGAAAAATTAGTAATCGGAGGCGCATTTTATACCAGACAATGGAAAAACGTAGAAAACATCAACAACGGTTTATATCAAGCAGGAGAGCACTTTCAAGGTGTTGATTTTAAAAACTACTCAACAGTTTATACTGAGGCCAACGGATGGAAATATTTCTGGGACGATAAAGCAAAAGCTCCTTATTGGTACAACGCTTCGACTAAAACTTTTGCTACGTCAGATGATTTAAAATCGATCAAAGCTAAAGCAGAATATGTAAAAGCAAAAAAACTGGGCGGAATCATGTTTTGGGAACTTACTCTAGATAGTTTCCGCGACGGAATGGTAAATGAAATTTACAAAGTTAAAACTGAGAAATAAAAAAAATGGCTGTCTTAAAAATTGAGACAGCCATTTTTTATAAATCGTAAAAATCTACATTACTTTATTTTTATCCATCTCACCAATAAACGGAATTGCTTCTAAAATTTCGCTTCTAATTATTGTTTGAAGATAAACTTCAAGCTGAATAAATTTTGCCGCGTTTATTGAACCTATTGCTTTTTTTGCCTGATTATAAGTTTTAGAGTAAAGTTTCTCATAATCAATATGGTTTTTCAAAGTAGCTTTAGCCAATTCGTCAGCTTTCGCATCAGTTAAGGTTTCATAATTAGCAGCATAATCATTTATCAGTTGAAATTTAGTCTGCCCTAATGCTTTTCGGGAGACTTCATAATTATCATAAACTTTTGTAAAAGCAGCCGCTTGCGCATCAGATAAATTCATGTACTGTTTCACCAGTTCACTTTTAGATTTTCCGTAAACACTTTGTACCACTTCTAGATCCTCTTTATAAGAAGACTGCGCATAAGATGAAAACGAGGCTGCCGCCATGATAAGAATAAGTCCTAATTTTTTCATAGTTTTAATTTTAAATTTGTTTTTAAAAAGATATGCATACTCAAATATACTGATTTTAAACACGTTAAACTCAAATCAATTTCTAAAAAAAAGAATATTGATAAACTGCGGAAAGCGCATAATAATTTAGACCGTTGTTGGTATATGCCCCAACATGATATTGAAATCTAATAGACTGCCCTTTTGCAATTGGAGTAGAAAAAGTCCCTCCTACTCTCCAGTTATCGATTTGGCTGTCATCGGCAACACCATCAATGATCGTTTTTCCGCCAAAGAACCAAGTCGTATTGAAGCCAACCCACATTTGGTTTTTAAAATAATAGCTTGCATGAGCCTGAAGGCTATAGGTTGGTTTTTGCTCTAGTTTTTTTCCTAGATAGTCATTATTATCCGTATAAAACCACATTCCCCCATAGGCCTCAGCATACACATGAGCAAACCGTTTAGACACCCCTATTTCAGGTTTAAAAGCCCAACGGTTTGTTCCAATATTTACTTGCTTATCGCCATAATATCTTCCTGTTGGGACTGAAGTAACCAAACTGACTCCAAGAATTGTTTTTTGCTCAAAACTTCTGAATTCAGATTTATC
This genomic interval carries:
- a CDS encoding MarR family winged helix-turn-helix transcriptional regulator; the protein is MKDKTIDYILRATWQAVSRMYNEEAAKYDATMATGFALLSMDKEEGTPSTALGPRMGMEATSLTRTLKSMEEKGLIVRKKNPSDGRGVLIYLTEFGKEKRDLSKNTVLKFNETVRKHVSEEKLNHFIEVSEIINELIHDKNIFNHTSASELAKQTENKEKE
- a CDS encoding thiolase family protein, which encodes MKTAYIVKAYRTAVGKAPKGVFRFKRPDELAAETIQFMMDELPNFDKKRIDDVMVGNAMPEAEQGLNVGRLISLMGLKVEDVPGVTVNRYCASGLETIGMATAKIQSGMADCIIAGGAESMSYIPMGGYKPTPDYKVAAAGHEDYYWGMGLTAEAVANQFKISREDQDEFAYNSHMKALKAQAEGKFDKQIVPITVEQTFINENGKKETKSYVVNKDEGPRAGTSKEALAGLKPVFAADGSVTAGNSSQMSDGAAFVLIMSEEMVKELNLEPIARLVNFASSGVEPRIMGIGPVKAIPKALKQAGLTLNDIELIELNEAFASQALAVTRELNINPEIVNVNGGAIALGHPLGCTGAKLSVQLFDEMKRRGNKYGIVSMCVGTGQGSAGIYEVL
- a CDS encoding transporter; translation: MVRNSFRLLKWQFSVLFFSFGAFTAFGQDLEPRAYANVPKGLNVIAAGYVFMNGNVLTDPSLPIKDFTLQSHNMAVNYIRTFGLADKLARVQVALPFTFMDGSAVISDQLVTGSRTGFADMKVRFGINLLGSPALDKSEFRSFEQKTILGVSLVTSVPTGRYYGDKQVNIGTNRWAFKPEIGVSKRFAHVYAEAYGGMWFYTDNNDYLGKKLEQKPTYSLQAHASYYFKNQMWVGFNTTWFFGGKTIIDGVADDSQIDNWRVGGTFSTPIAKGQSIRFQYHVGAYTNNGLNYYALSAVYQYSFF
- a CDS encoding glycoside hydrolase family 18 protein → MKQINLIASFLLCFCLTAAFAQKNKKMDIIAYYTGDSQLIDQYEVGKLNQIIFSFCHLKDGKLSVDSAKDSITIKHLVSLKAKNPQLKIIVSLGGWGGCEPCSEAFSTAEGRLKFAKSVKEVSDYFKVDGLDLDWEYPSIEGLPGHLYQAADKPNFTELVKILRSTLGKKYELSFAAGGFQKCLDESIDWKAVAPFVNRINIMSYDLVNGYSKVTGHHTPLYSTNPKEESTDRAVEFLLKEGVPAEKLVIGGAFYTRQWKNVENINNGLYQAGEHFQGVDFKNYSTVYTEANGWKYFWDDKAKAPYWYNASTKTFATSDDLKSIKAKAEYVKAKKLGGIMFWELTLDSFRDGMVNEIYKVKTEK
- a CDS encoding 3-hydroxyacyl-CoA dehydrogenase/enoyl-CoA hydratase family protein; its protein translation is MKRTIKKVAVIGSGIMGSGIACHFANIGVEVLLLDIVPRELTEAEAKKGLTLESKAVRNRVVNEHLANSLKSKPSPIYSQKFASRITTGNTTDDMAKIANVDWIIEVVVERLDIKKLVFEQIDKFRKPGTLVTSNTSGIPIHFMSEGRSEDFQKHFCGTHFFNPARYLKLFEIIPGPKTSKEVLDFLNDYGSKFLGKTSVVAKDTPAFIGNRIGIYGIQSLFHLVKEMGLTIEEVDKLTGPVIGRPKSATFRTVDVVGLDTLVHVANGIYENCPNDEQHELFKLPDFINKMMENNWLGSKTGQGFYKKVDKDILSLDLDTLEYRAAKKANFATLELTKTIDKPINRFKVLVKGTDKAGEFYRKSFAGMFAYVSNRIPEISDELYKIDDAMKAGFGWENGPFEIWDAIGVAKGIEIMKAEGLEPAAWVTEMLASGSESFYSVKEGATYFYNIPTKSQVKVPGQDSFIILNNIRESKKVWSNSGAIIQDLGDGILNLEFQSKMNTIGGDVLSAINKAIELAEKEHQGLVIGNQAANFSVGANIGMIFMMAVEQEYDELNMAIKLFQDTMMRVRYSSIPVVVAPHGMTFGGGCEMSLHADKVVAAAETYMGLVEFGVGVIPGGGGSKEMTLRASDLFRKNDVELNVLQEYFLTIAMAKVSTSGYEAFDTGLLQHGKDIIVVNKDRQIAEAKKHALLMAEAGYTQPIRRNDIKVLGKQALGMFLVGTDQMQAGKYISEHDKKIANKLAYVMAGGDLSEATLVSEQYLLDIEREAFLSLCTERKTLERIQYMLTKGKPLRN
- a CDS encoding acyl-CoA dehydrogenase family protein produces the protein MSDKTRGGQFLVKETKCEDIFTPEDFSEEQLMMRDSVKEFVDKELWAHKDRFEKKDYAYTESSMRKAGELGLLGVAVPEEYGGLGMGFVSTMLVCDYISGATGSFSTAFGAHTGIGTMPITLYGTEEQKKKYVPKLASGEWFGAYCLTEPGAGSDANSGKTKAVLSEDGKYYSITGQKMWISNAGFCSVFIVFARIGDDKNITGFIVENDPSNGISMNEEEHKLGIRASSTRQVFFNETKVPVENMLSERGNGFKIAMNALNVGRIKLAAACLDAQRRVTTGAVKYANERIQFNTSISSFGAIRSKLAEMATNAYAGESASYRAAKDIEDRIAAREAEGTSHQEAELKGVEEYAIECSILKVAVSEDVQNCSDEGIQVFGGMGFSEDTPMESAWRDARIARIYEGTNEINRMLSVGMLIKKAMKGHVDLLGPAMKVQEELMGIPSFDTPDFSELFSEEKVIVANLKKVFLMVAGSAVQKYGPDLDSHQQLLMAAADILIEIYMAESTILRTEKLAKKEGEDKVQEQIAMAKLYLYKAVDIVNLRGKEGIASFAEGDEQRMMLMGLKRFTKYTNLPNVVALREKIAEKLVAENSYCF
- a CDS encoding YafY family protein, whose protein sequence is MSQNKNALIRYKTIDKCLQNKYRQWTLEDLIEECSEALSEYEGRQNPISKRTIQMDIQLMRSEKLGYNAPIVVYDKKYYKYDDEDFSITDIPLTETDMNVLTETVSMLKQFKDFSLFNDVSDILQRLEDKIYAEKSHTKPVIYLDKNEKLKGLHYLDEIYQAIIKKMVLIITYKSFKSAEETKFHFHPFILKEFNNRWFLIGKKKASQPITNLALDRIISIDYDFNHHYLDEDFDADDYYKDVIGVTVNSGLKARRVELWVDASNAPYVLTKPLHISQRIIKQNEDGSIIVHLFVIPNYEMERLFLGFGSCVEILKPEGLRNRMKKILQDAILRYNREEPTEINS
- a CDS encoding four helix bundle protein, which produces MRHNFKNLKIWILAMEITNDIYKLTATFPKSETYSLSNQMNRCSVSMPSNIAEGSNRGNKHFQHYLNISLGSSFELQTQLLIASQNDYLSKTKTEEIENKIIEFQRMTSGFISKLN